A stretch of DNA from bacterium:
TGCTCGGCTGCGGAGTCTGCCGGTCGGATCTCAAGATCGCCGACGGGGCGATGCCGTTCTCGTCCTCGCTCCGCCTGCCCCACGTGCCCGGGCATGAGATCGCGGGCGAGATCGTCGGGTTCGGACCGCCGGAGCCGACCGGGGCTACCGGGACGGGGGGCGCCGGCGGCGGGGCCGCCGCGCCCGGCCGTGGCGGTCTGCGGACCGGCGATCGCGTCGTCGTCTACAATTACTGGGGCTGCCGGACCTGTCCGCACTGCCAGGCCGGCGAAGAAAATCTCTGCGAGCGCCTCCGCGGATGGACGGGGTTCACGTCGCCCGGCGGCTTTCAGGAGTATCTCGTCGTGCCGGAGGACTGCGTGCTCCCCTTGCCGCCGAACGTGCCGCCCGAGCACGGCGGCCCGCTGTCGTGCGCGCTCGGGACGGCCTACCACGCAGTGGTCACGCAGGGCGCCGTGCGCGCCGGCGAGAGCGTGGCGATCCTCGGCGCCGGTGGGGTGGGGCTGCACGCGGTCCAGGTCGTGCGCGCCGCGGGGGGGCGCGCGCTTGCGGTCGATCTCCAGCGGCACCGGTTGGACGCGGCGCGAGTGGCCGGGGCGGAGGGGGCTTTTCCCGCGGGGGCCGACGCGGGCGGAGCGGTGCGCGAGGCGACGGGCGGCCGCGGCGCCGATATCGTCGTCGATACGGTGGGGCATCACGGATCGCTGCTCGCCGCGGCGGACCTCGTGCGGACCGGCGGGCGCGTCGTCCTCGTGGGCTATACCGTGGCCGCCGCGGACTACCCGCCGCTGCCCACCGAGCGCGTCGTGCTCGGCCAGATCACCGTGATCGGCTCGCGGTACGTGACGCGGCGCGA
This window harbors:
- a CDS encoding alcohol dehydrogenase catalytic domain-containing protein; translation: MRAMAVVEYGAPLRLLDLPRPAPGPGQVLVRVLGCGVCRSDLKIADGAMPFSSSLRLPHVPGHEIAGEIVGFGPPEPTGATGTGGAGGGAAAPGRGGLRTGDRVVVYNYWGCRTCPHCQAGEENLCERLRGWTGFTSPGGFQEYLVVPEDCVLPLPPNVPPEHGGPLSCALGTAYHAVVTQGAVRAGESVAILGAGGVGLHAVQVVRAAGGRALAVDLQRHRLDAARVAGAEGAFPAGADAGGAVREATGGRGADIVVDTVGHHGSLLAAADLVRTGGRVVLVGYTVAAADYPPLPTERVVLGQITVIGSRYVTRRELRRAFDLVARGLVHPIVAEEVPLERANDALAMVREDRVTGRVVVRVGR